The genome window GTGGGCCATCACATGCTCGAGACCTTCAAGGCGGAGCTTGGTGAAGCGTTCAAGCTCAAGGCGGAACTCGACTCGATGTACGAGGCGATCGCCAAGACCAAGCGCGAGATCGCGACCCTGCACAACACAGCCGGGTCCGAGAGCCAGGATATGACCCGCGTCACCAACGAGCTCGATGCCGTTGTGCTGGGAACGGAAGGGGCGACCGAGGGTATCCTGTCGGCCGCCGAGTTCATCGACGAAACCGCCAACACCTTGAGCGCACGACTGGCCGGCCAGGACGCCGAACTCGCCAACGATATTCAGGAAAAGGTCGTTCAGATCTTCGAATCCTGCAACTTCCAGGATCTCACCGGCCAGCGCATCACCAAGGTTATCAACACGCTGCGCTTCATCGAGGATCGCATCGTGCGGATGATGGATATCTGGGGTGGCATCGAGACCTTCAAGTCGATCGAACCCGACGCCCGTCCCGAGCGCGAGGGTGATGGCGCCCTGCTCAATGGCCCGTCGCTTGATATCGATGCCGGCGTTGCCAGCCAGGACGATATCGACGCGCTCTTCGCGTAACCGCGCGTTCTCCACGCAAGCCCCCTTGCATCCTGGCATGGCCAGTTGCGTCTCCGAACACCTGCTCTTGTGCGTGCAGGTGTCGGACGATAGCATGAACAAATCAAGAACTCGGCAAGGCGATTGCCGGGGACATCGGTTTCGACGGTTGCGGATCGGGGCAAAGCGGGGGTGGCATGACGGACGAGGCATCGGGCAAAGGGCTGATACGTGGTGACGACGGGCACATGCGCTGTTGGTGGCATGGCAATAAGCCCGACTATCTCGTCTATCACGATGCGGAGTGGGGACGGCCGATGGCCGATGACCGCCGTTTGTTCGAAAAGATCTGCCTTGAGGGCTTTCAGTCCGGGCTGTCCTGGCTGACGATCCTGCGCAAGCGGGAGAATTTTCGGACTGCCTTTGCCGGTTTCGACTTCGACCGGGTTGCCGACTTCGACGAGAAAGACATTGCCCGGCTGCTTGGCGATGCCGGGATCGTGCGCCATCGCGGCAAGATTGTCTCCACCATCAAAAATGCGGCACGTGCCCGCGAGCTGCGCGACGAGTTCGGATCCCTGGCGGCCTATTTCTGGCGGCATGAGCCGGGGCCTGAGGAACGTCCGGCGCGGTGCGATTATG of Stappia sp. ES.058 contains these proteins:
- a CDS encoding protein phosphatase CheZ produces the protein MTATRRAFRAESLLISKSDAPSRAGDGNSSQQHREILAEIASIKELIRPTEEVGHHMLETFKAELGEAFKLKAELDSMYEAIAKTKREIATLHNTAGSESQDMTRVTNELDAVVLGTEGATEGILSAAEFIDETANTLSARLAGQDAELANDIQEKVVQIFESCNFQDLTGQRITKVINTLRFIEDRIVRMMDIWGGIETFKSIEPDARPEREGDGALLNGPSLDIDAGVASQDDIDALFA
- a CDS encoding DNA-3-methyladenine glycosylase I, giving the protein MTDEASGKGLIRGDDGHMRCWWHGNKPDYLVYHDAEWGRPMADDRRLFEKICLEGFQSGLSWLTILRKRENFRTAFAGFDFDRVADFDEKDIARLLGDAGIVRHRGKIVSTIKNAARARELRDEFGSLAAYFWRHEPGPEERPARCDYASVSALAQTPASTALSKDLKKRGWSFVGPTTVYAFMQAMGLVNDHLEGCCMRATVEAQRNAFQRPKK